A region from the Mya arenaria isolate MELC-2E11 chromosome 2, ASM2691426v1 genome encodes:
- the LOC128212906 gene encoding uncharacterized protein LOC128212906 isoform X1: MSASLVKKSLSLFDDDLKTTGNEKKKKSGKNKSLMAQIGSRKKGVRKQLKKLQQGQLAKSRDKVKHTKRSIHGDSVPREPVDYTEESVKALCRLTKINATSKHISETVFQHTQKKTVPAKKSEMNGESSAFTNNDFEDFAKEYDFSKIK; encoded by the exons ATGTCAGCTTCTCTAGTCAAGAAAAGTTTGTCACTTTTTGACGATGATCTAAAGACAACAGGGAATGaaa AAAAGAAAAAATCAGgaaaaaacaaaagtttgatGGCACAGATTGGCAGTCGAAAGAAAGGTGTCAGAAAACAACTGAAAAAGCTGCAGCAAGGGCAGCTGGCAAAATCTAGAGATAAAGTGAAGCACACCAAGAGGTCAATACAtg GCGACTCAGTGCCGCGTGAGCCGGTGGACTACACAGAGGAGAGTGTGAAGGCACTGTGTAGACTCACAAAGATAAATGCAACTAGTAAACACATCTCTGAAACA GTTTTCCAGCATACTCAAAAGAAAACTGTACCTGCTAAAAAGTCCGAGATGAATGGAGAATCCTCAGCATTTACCAACAATGACTTTGAAGATTTTGCAAAAGAATAtgattttagcaaaattaaatGA
- the LOC128219900 gene encoding cartilage matrix protein-like: MYLKFFVLACISSHSVLDVYAGDCSTRCEWLEWKSWTTCSQTCGTTEKKSTSRSLCCPSDLTDLELCVDYCSLDIADHYDEADCGRECYNGGTLSSAGCVCTSRFYGMCCEDRLDICEAIPTDVVFILDSSLSQTQTEFQKQLDFVGKFVDNVDVGPTAFVLSIITYSSTAVVEIEFDDSNSKQSIKDQLMGVQFRPGVTNTNKGLDLARSLLSVRMERRPGMYTKKIAFVLTDGLSNDRTKTEASAKLLKGEAHVVAIGVGPEVSHTELVAIASPADDYSLSYVYTVESFDALYTVLERLIDVSCEKCQPKSLTDIFLLVDDLPDSRMTVTEWQIAVNGLATIVDGLQAFNDENGQRVGIAQFPDTNDPIKQLSLSNTLRKDDILHFLQVMAPSEDTCRGTKDDCVLKSNITSIIQDVIDNQFTSSFGGRDDARKVLLVVSSGRFSNITEVAEQMLNIRLHTDVDIFDIGPGGDVDMRGLKSLVSEPSRVFVVKEDSDMASLDGLRAKFSYIACG; encoded by the exons ATGTATCTAAAATTCTTTGTACTAGCATGTATTTCATCACATAGTGTATTGGATGTTTATGCTGGAGATTGTTCTACCCGGTGTGAATGGTTAGAATGGAAAAGTTGGACAACATGTTCACAGACATGCGGTACTACGGAAAAGAAAAGCACATCACGTTCACTATGCTGTCCGAGCGATTTAACAGACTTAGAATTGTGTGTTGACTATTGTAGCCTTGACATTGCCGACCATTATGACGAGGCAGACTGTGGAAGGGAGTGTTATAACGGTGGGACATTGTCTTCCGCCGGATGTGTATGTACAAGCAGATTCTACGGCATGTGTTGTGAAGACC GTCTTGACATTTGTGAGGCCATCCCGACTGACGTGGTTTTCATTCTAGACTCCTCGCTCAGCCAGACACAGACCGAGTTCCAGAAGCAGCTCGACTTCGTCGGCAAGTTCGTGGACAATGTCGACGTCGGTCCGACCGCCTTCGTCCTCAGCATCATCACATACTCCAGCACCGCTGTTGTTGAGATCGAATTTGACGACAGTAATTCAAAACAATCGATTAAG GATCAGTTGATGGGCGTACAGTTCCGACCGGGGGtcacaaacacaaacaaggGTCTAGACCTTGCTCGCAGCCTCCTTTCTGTCCGCATGGAGAGGCGTCCAGGGATGTACACCAAAAAAATCGCGTTTGTCCTCACCGACGGTTTGTCGAATGACCGTACAAAGACAGAAGCCTCAGCAAAGTTGCTTAAAGGGGAAGCTCATGTGGTCGCAATAG GCGTGGGTCCCGAGGTGTCTCACACGGAGCTTGTCGCGATTGCCTCCCCTGCGGACGATTACAGCCTGTCATACGTGTACACAGTCGAGAGCTTTGACGCTCTATACACAGTGCTTGAACGCCTTATTGACGTTAGTTGCGAGAAATGTCAGCCGAAGTCTCTTACAGACATTTTCCTCTTGGTTGATGATTTGCCTGATTCAAGAATGACCGTTACCGAGTGGCAAATAGCAGTGAATGGACTAGCAACAATAGTCGACGGTCTACAAGCGTTCAATGATGAAAATGGACAAAGAGTTGGAATAGCACAATTCCCCGACACGAATGACCCAATAAAGCAACTTTCTTTATCGAATACACTTAGAAAAGACGATATTTTACACTTCCTCCAAGTGATGGCGCCTAGCGAGGATACGTGTCGTGGAACGAAAGATGACTGCgtcttaaaatcaaatataacaagtATTATACAGGATGTTATTGACAACCAATTCACTTCAAGTTTTGGTGGACGAGACGATGCCAGGAAAGTTTTACTTGTCGTCTCTTCAGGCAGATTCAGCAATATTACCGAAGTAGCTGAACAAATGCTTAATATCCGTCTACACACTGATGTAGATATCTTTGATATTGGTCCCGGAGGTGACGTTGATATGAGAGGTCTTAAGTCGTTGGTGAGCGAGCCAAGCCGGGTGTTTGTTGTAAAGGAGGACAGTGACATGGCCAGTCTGGATGGTCTTCGGGCAAAGTTCTCGTATATAGCGTGCGGTTGA
- the LOC128212906 gene encoding uncharacterized protein LOC128212906 isoform X2 — protein MAQIGSRKKGVRKQLKKLQQGQLAKSRDKVKHTKRSIHGDSVPREPVDYTEESVKALCRLTKINATSKHISETVFQHTQKKTVPAKKSEMNGESSAFTNNDFEDFAKEYDFSKIK, from the exons atGGCACAGATTGGCAGTCGAAAGAAAGGTGTCAGAAAACAACTGAAAAAGCTGCAGCAAGGGCAGCTGGCAAAATCTAGAGATAAAGTGAAGCACACCAAGAGGTCAATACAtg GCGACTCAGTGCCGCGTGAGCCGGTGGACTACACAGAGGAGAGTGTGAAGGCACTGTGTAGACTCACAAAGATAAATGCAACTAGTAAACACATCTCTGAAACA GTTTTCCAGCATACTCAAAAGAAAACTGTACCTGCTAAAAAGTCCGAGATGAATGGAGAATCCTCAGCATTTACCAACAATGACTTTGAAGATTTTGCAAAAGAATAtgattttagcaaaattaaatGA